Proteins from one Bactrocera neohumeralis isolate Rockhampton chromosome 3, APGP_CSIRO_Bneo_wtdbg2-racon-allhic-juicebox.fasta_v2, whole genome shotgun sequence genomic window:
- the LOC126753185 gene encoding tetra-peptide repeat homeobox protein 1 translates to MKLFICFAALLVATAYAGDTAKKATVESSAASGKKVPLEKKLDKRGLLDLGYGYGHSGLDVGYIGHGSVDYGHGYGLVAAHSAPAAVSYGHTGLASAGIAHSPFLISKTADVHKTITVTKGIPVPVTVDRPYPVVHQKQVPVEVKVPVPQPYEVIRKVPVSVKEYVKVPIHVPQPYTVEKRVEIKVPVPVDRPYPVKVPVPQPYEVIKHVQVPVKVPVPQPYEVIKHVQVPYKVQVPVPQPYEVIKQVQVPVHVPVDRPVPVAVPKPYPVPVEKPYPVVVEKQVKVEVPVRVDRPYPVPVDRPYTVKVPVDVPQPYTVEKHVPYTVDRPVPVPVKVAIDRPYAVHVTRPVPVAVQKPVAVPVPVPVVAGHTVVEHGPAIAISGGGYDGGYGGHGFSSSGYGYSSLGHGHGYAHKKK, encoded by the exons atgaaattattt ATCTGCTTCGCCGCCCTGCTTGTGGCCACTGCTTACGCCGGCGACACCGCCAAAAAGGCCACCGTCGAGTCTAGCGCTGCTTCGGGCAAGAAAGTGCCACTCGAGAAGAAGCTCGACAAGCGTGGTCTGCTTGACCTGGGCTACGGCTACGGTCATTCCGGACTGGATGTTGGCTACATTGGACATGGTAGTGTTGACTACGGACATGGTTATGGCCTTGTTGCTGCTCACTCTGCACCCGCCGCCGTCTCTTATGGACATACCGGTCTTGCGTCCGCTGGCATTGCGCACTCACCATTCCTAATCAGCAAAACTGCCGATGTGCATAAGACCATCACCGTCACTAAGGGTATACCGGTGCCAGTGACAGTCGACCGTCCCTACCCGGTTGTACATCAGAAACAAGTGCCCGTCGAAGTGAAAGTACCCGTGCCACAGCCTTACGAAGTCATACGCAAAGTACCGGTTTCGGTGAAGGAATACGTCAAGGTGCCCATTCATGTGCCACAACCCTACACCGTCGAGAAGCGTGTCGAAATTAAAGTACCCGTGCCCGTGGATCGCCCCTACCCAGTGAAGGTGCCCGTACCACAGCCCTATGAAGTGATCAAACATGTTCAAGTGCCCGTCAAAGTGCCCGTACCACAACCCTACGAAGTGATCAAGCACGTGCAAGTGCCCTACAAGGTTCAAGTACCAGTGCCACAGCCCTACGAAGTCATCAAACAAGTGCAAGTGCCCGTACATGTGCCAGTCGATCGCCCAGTGCCAGTTGCTGTACCCAAGCCCTACCCAGTGCCCGTGGAGAAACCCTACCCAGTTGTGGTGGAGAAACAAGTCAAGGTTGAGGTACCAGTACGTGTCGACAGACCATACCCTGTGCCAGTAGACCGTCCCTACACCGTTAAAGTACCAGTCGACGTACCACAACCTTACACCGTCGAAAAACATGTACCCTATACCGTGGACCGTCCAGTGCCAGTGCCCGTCAAGGTGGCCATCGACCGTCCCTACGCAGTGCATGTGACACGCCCAGTGCCAGTGGCTGTTCAGAAACCCGTTGCTGTACCCGTACCCGTGCCAGTCGTCGCCGGACACACGGTGGTCGAACATGGACCCGCCATTGCTATCAGCGGCGGCGGCTATGATGGCGGTTACGGTGGTCACGGCTTCTCATCCAGCGGCTACGGCTACTCGTCCCTTGGACACGGTCATGGTTACGCACATAAAAAGAAGTAA